The window GCCAGATCCCGGCTCCCGCCCCGGTGCCGGTTGCCGTCCCCGTCGCAGCCGTGGCTGCCGTCGCCTGAGCGTCGCGCCGCCGATGTCGGCGGCCGGTGACATCCTCGGAACATGGATGCCGCAACCCTCCCCCTTTTCCTCCTCGCCGCCGTCATGGTCGGCGTGCTGGCGGGTTGGTTCGCCGGTTCCGCCCGCGCGAGCGAGCGAGCCGGCCGCGAGCGGTCGGAGCTCGCTGCGCGCGTGGCCGCCGCAGAGACGGCACGCGACACCCTCTCCGGCCAGCTCGAGCAGCAGCGTGCGCTGCAGCGCGAACTGAGCCTGCAGGCGCGCACCGAGCAGGCCTCGCGCGACGAGCGCGAGCGGCGGGAGCAGTCGGTGCTGCGCGCCCTCGCCCCGGTGCAGGAGTCGCTGTCGTCGATGCAGCAGAAGGTGGAAGAGCTCGAACGCGAACGGCAGCACCAGTACGGCTCGCTCGCCGAGCAGCTGCGCCGCGCGCAGGAATCCGACGAGGCGCTGCGCTCCACCACCGAGTCCCTCGCCGGGGCCCTCCGGTCCAACTCCACCCGCGGGGTGTGGGGCGAGACCCAGCTGCGGCGCATCGTGGAGTCCGCGGGGCTGACCCGGTACGTCGACTTCGACCTGCAGGCCTCGATCACCTCGGATGCCGGGGCGGGCCGGCCCGACATGATCATCCGGCTCCCGGGCGGCAAGGCCCTCGCCCTGGATGCCAAGGTGCCGCTGGATGCCTACCTCGAAGCCAGCGCCATCCCCGAGACCGCGCAGGGCGAAGAGGGAGCACGCCGCCAGTCGCTGCTGGACCGGCACGTCAAGGCGGTCCGCGCGCATGTGGACGCGCTGTCGAAGAAGGCGTACTGGGCGGGGTTGGATGCCAGCCCCGAGTTCGTCATCTGCTTCGTCCCGAGCGAGTCACTACTCTCGGCGGCGCTCGCGCAGGATCCCGCGCTGCTGGACTATTCGTTCGGCAAGCGGGTCGCGCTGGCCTCCCCGGTGAACCTCTGGGCGGTGCTCAAGACCGTGGCGTACACCTGGACGCAGCAGGACGTCTCGCAGGAGGCGCGGGAGCTGCTGGCGCTGGGTACGCAGCTGTATGAGCGGCTCGGCTCCCTCACCGGACACGCCGACGACCTGCGCCGGGCGATCGAGCGCACCGTCGACACCTACAACAAGCTCGTCGGCTCGCTGGAGAGCCGGGTGCTGGTGACTGCCCGCCGGTTCCCGGGGATCGACGAGACCAAGCTGGATGCCGTCGCCGGCCCC is drawn from Microbacterium sp. zg-B96 and contains these coding sequences:
- the rmuC gene encoding DNA recombination protein RmuC, which gives rise to MDAATLPLFLLAAVMVGVLAGWFAGSARASERAGRERSELAARVAAAETARDTLSGQLEQQRALQRELSLQARTEQASRDERERREQSVLRALAPVQESLSSMQQKVEELERERQHQYGSLAEQLRRAQESDEALRSTTESLAGALRSNSTRGVWGETQLRRIVESAGLTRYVDFDLQASITSDAGAGRPDMIIRLPGGKALALDAKVPLDAYLEASAIPETAQGEEGARRQSLLDRHVKAVRAHVDALSKKAYWAGLDASPEFVICFVPSESLLSAALAQDPALLDYSFGKRVALASPVNLWAVLKTVAYTWTQQDVSQEARELLALGTQLYERLGSLTGHADDLRRAIERTVDTYNKLVGSLESRVLVTARRFPGIDETKLDAVAGPAAITSTPRRLTAPEFVADDAAITAEAHLTADLGDVRERVAPDASL